One genomic segment of Hymenobacter psoromatis includes these proteins:
- the rpsL gene encoding 30S ribosomal protein S12, protein MPTINQLVRKGREALTTKSKSPALDSCPQRRGVCTRVYTTTPKKPNSAMRKVARVRLTNGKEVNAYIPGEGHNLQEHSIVLIRGGRVKDLPGVRYHIIRGALDTAGVSGRLQRRSKYGAKRPKPGQPAAAAGKGGKGAPAKKK, encoded by the coding sequence ATGCCAACCATCAACCAACTAGTACGGAAAGGCCGGGAAGCGTTGACTACCAAGTCAAAGTCGCCCGCTCTTGATTCGTGCCCGCAGCGTCGGGGCGTATGCACTCGCGTGTATACCACCACGCCTAAGAAGCCGAACTCGGCTATGCGCAAAGTGGCCCGTGTGCGCCTTACCAACGGTAAGGAAGTGAACGCATACATTCCCGGTGAAGGCCACAACCTCCAGGAGCACAGCATCGTGCTCATTCGCGGAGGCCGGGTAAAAGACCTGCCAGGCGTGCGCTACCACATCATCCGTGGTGCCCTCGACACGGCTGGGGTAAGCGGCCGCTTGCAGCGCCGCTCCAAGTACGGCGCCAAGCGCCCGAAGCCCGGTCAGCCCGCCGCAGCCGCTGGTAAAGGTGGCAAGGGCGCACCCGCTAAAAAGAAGTAA
- the fusA gene encoding elongation factor G translates to MAVNKELQYLRNIGIMAHIDAGKTTTSERILYYTGKTHKIGEVHDGAATMDWMEQEQERGITITSAATTTFWNYPTDAQGNSIPDTHQYKINLIDTPGHVDFTVEVERSLRVLDGAVALFCAVSGVEPQSETVWRQADKYSVPRICFVNKMDRAGADFFKAVAEIKDKLGANPVPLQIPIGAEDTFKGVVDLLTGKAIVWDDATEGKSYNEVPVPEDLVDTVAEWREKLIESVAEYDDTLMEKFFEDPESITREEMMVVIRKAVIDMKFSPVLCGSAFKNKGVQTMLDAVMAYLPSPLDMPAVIGTNPDTGAEVERHPDNTEPFTALAFKIATDPYVGRLCFFRCYSGVLNGGSYVLNNRTGKKERISRLMQMHSNKQNQIDSIQAGDIAAGVGFKDIKTGDTLTDEKHPVVLESMSFPEPVIGYAIEPKTQADVDKMGMAIAKLIEEDPTLRVNTDEETGQTVLRGMGELHLEIIIDRMRREFKVEINQGAPQVAYKEILTKKVDHRETYKKQTGGRGKFGDIVFELGPKETEPEKPGFEFDNAIVGGVIPREFIQPIQKGFEEAMKQGPLAGFPIEGMKVRLYHGSFHDVDSDALSFELAARGGFREAARKAGPRLLEPIMAVEVVCPDEYTGPVTGDLNRRRGLMKGMDTKGGAQVIKADVPLSELFGYVTDLRTLSSGRASASLTFSHYEMVPQNMADAIIAKVKGSK, encoded by the coding sequence ATGGCAGTCAACAAAGAGCTACAATACCTGCGCAATATTGGCATCATGGCCCACATTGACGCGGGCAAGACGACCACTTCGGAGCGTATTCTGTACTACACCGGCAAAACCCACAAGATTGGGGAGGTGCACGACGGAGCCGCGACGATGGACTGGATGGAGCAGGAGCAGGAGCGCGGTATTACCATTACCTCGGCGGCCACCACTACCTTTTGGAACTACCCAACGGATGCGCAGGGCAACTCGATTCCCGACACGCACCAGTATAAAATCAATCTCATTGACACCCCCGGTCACGTGGACTTTACGGTGGAAGTGGAGCGCTCGCTGCGCGTGCTTGATGGGGCCGTGGCCCTGTTCTGCGCCGTATCGGGGGTAGAGCCGCAGTCGGAAACGGTGTGGCGGCAGGCTGACAAGTACAGCGTGCCCCGCATCTGCTTTGTGAACAAGATGGACCGCGCTGGCGCGGACTTTTTCAAGGCTGTTGCTGAAATCAAGGATAAACTCGGTGCGAATCCAGTGCCGCTGCAAATCCCGATTGGCGCGGAGGATACCTTCAAGGGCGTGGTTGACCTCCTCACGGGCAAAGCCATTGTGTGGGACGACGCGACTGAGGGCAAGTCGTACAACGAAGTGCCAGTTCCCGAAGACCTCGTGGACACGGTAGCCGAGTGGCGCGAGAAGCTTATCGAGAGCGTAGCCGAGTACGACGATACTTTGATGGAGAAATTCTTCGAGGACCCGGAAAGCATTACCCGCGAAGAAATGATGGTCGTTATCCGCAAAGCGGTGATTGACATGAAGTTCTCGCCCGTATTGTGCGGCTCGGCCTTCAAGAATAAGGGTGTGCAGACGATGCTGGATGCCGTAATGGCCTACCTACCTTCGCCGCTTGATATGCCTGCCGTTATTGGTACTAACCCCGACACCGGGGCGGAAGTAGAGCGTCATCCCGATAATACGGAGCCGTTCACCGCGCTGGCATTCAAAATTGCAACCGACCCTTACGTGGGCCGCTTGTGCTTCTTCCGCTGCTATTCGGGCGTGCTGAATGGTGGTTCGTATGTACTGAACAACCGCACTGGTAAGAAGGAGCGGATTTCGCGCCTCATGCAGATGCACTCCAACAAGCAAAACCAAATCGACAGCATTCAGGCTGGCGATATTGCGGCGGGCGTTGGTTTCAAGGACATCAAGACCGGCGACACGCTGACTGACGAGAAGCATCCGGTGGTGCTGGAGTCGATGTCGTTCCCGGAGCCGGTAATCGGCTACGCGATTGAGCCTAAGACGCAGGCCGACGTGGATAAGATGGGTATGGCTATCGCCAAACTCATTGAGGAGGACCCTACCCTCCGCGTGAACACGGATGAAGAAACCGGCCAGACCGTATTGCGCGGTATGGGCGAGCTTCACCTAGAGATTATCATCGACCGGATGCGTCGTGAATTCAAGGTTGAAATTAACCAGGGTGCCCCGCAGGTAGCCTATAAGGAGATTCTGACCAAGAAAGTAGACCACCGCGAAACGTACAAGAAGCAGACTGGTGGCCGCGGTAAATTCGGCGACATCGTGTTTGAGTTGGGTCCGAAAGAGACCGAGCCCGAAAAGCCCGGCTTCGAGTTCGACAACGCCATCGTGGGCGGCGTAATCCCCCGCGAATTCATTCAGCCCATTCAAAAAGGCTTTGAGGAGGCGATGAAGCAGGGTCCGCTGGCCGGCTTCCCGATTGAAGGCATGAAAGTGCGCTTGTACCACGGCTCTTTCCACGACGTTGACTCGGACGCCCTGTCGTTTGAACTCGCCGCCCGTGGTGGTTTCCGCGAGGCTGCCCGCAAGGCTGGTCCGAGGTTGCTGGAACCCATCATGGCCGTCGAAGTAGTTTGCCCCGACGAGTACACCGGCCCGGTAACCGGCGATTTGAACCGTCGCCGTGGTCTGATGAAAGGCATGGATACCAAGGGCGGTGCCCAAGTTATCAAAGCTGACGTGCCCCTGTCGGAGCTGTTTGGCTACGTAACCGACTTGCGCACGCTGTCGTCGGGCCGCGCCTCGGCTTCGCTGACCTTCTCGCACTACGAAATGGTGCCGCAAAACATGGCGGATGCCATTATTGCCAAAGTAAAGGGTAGCAAATAG
- the rpsJ gene encoding 30S ribosomal protein S10: MNQKIRIKLKSYDHNLVDKSAEKIVKAVKATGAIVSGPIPLPTEKEKYTVLRSPHVNKKSREQFQLCTYKRLVDIFSTSSKTVDALMKLELPSGVDVEIKV, translated from the coding sequence ATGAACCAGAAAATCAGAATCAAGCTGAAAAGCTACGACCACAACTTGGTCGATAAGTCGGCCGAGAAAATCGTGAAAGCGGTGAAGGCGACCGGTGCCATCGTGAGCGGCCCCATTCCGCTGCCTACGGAAAAAGAGAAGTACACCGTGCTGCGCTCGCCCCACGTGAACAAGAAGAGCCGGGAGCAATTCCAACTCTGCACTTACAAGCGTCTGGTGGACATTTTCTCGACCAGCAGCAAGACGGTGGACGCGCTGATGAAGCTGGAACTGCCCAGCGGCGTTGACGTGGAAATCAAAGTCTGA
- a CDS encoding T9SS type A sorting domain-containing protein → MIRLDATGAIDAGFQQNLSGAAVQARKVYPLANGQLLVLGNYLAGATQRNNLFRLNANGTLDPTFTLAPLGPYPGVAQALAQPDGRVLLLGSFNSSNAELYRLLPDGSRDPSFTTTLQTFSQNPQMLLQPDGKIILCGDLSQVNGNQAFFFARLNADGSTDASYHPAAYTNNRLYLNTIALDANGALLVGGEAINVVGGRKQAVFRLLPTGALDPTFALDASLLPRSCSRLAVQPGGQIVALFDTYASSANGTITNYPFRDQLVRLLPSGALDPTFQPGSGPDFTLATIRSQANGTLLTWGSFHNFDGQRRTLALLQPSGALDASFAPLLQEPGRVQNILRQADGKLVLTGAFNTVDGHLTDCVARLLPTGQPDVSFSWRQPASATLDLSAAAIQADGQLLLAGSTASSNIGGSNVPFFSRLTTTGTPDASFVPAITLGGIRLLAEQASGQILVGGSLTDVAGKTNLTRLTATGSVDPSFSPPANQPVVYSGLVQANGAIVCAVSASNSTNYPYSQTIERLLANGAPDPTFAYSPLAPATNIHLEGVFQVPAAGGYVTSGVFSSNQVLGRLTATGTSVAGFATPFQSIPGPADPESGVATVAAQSNGRLLVGGHMRQSSISSFSSPVTALARLEANGQLDPSFSTTFIANTSAAYGYNEVNSVVVQPDGTTLVGGYFSAAGGQPATGLVRLLVPTPLATTPAKRSSASLEAWPVPAHDVLHLSLTAAARPQQVLLLNTLGEIVLNQPASRLDLTLNTAALPPGMYLLRVEYADGVATRTVVLE, encoded by the coding sequence TTGATTCGCCTCGATGCCACAGGTGCGATAGATGCCGGCTTTCAGCAAAACCTGAGCGGAGCCGCGGTGCAGGCCCGTAAGGTATACCCGCTGGCCAACGGCCAGCTGCTGGTGCTGGGCAACTACTTGGCCGGGGCCACGCAGCGCAACAACCTCTTCCGGCTCAACGCCAATGGCACGCTGGACCCGACGTTCACGCTCGCGCCGCTGGGCCCCTACCCCGGCGTGGCCCAGGCCCTGGCGCAGCCCGACGGCCGCGTGCTGCTGCTAGGCTCCTTTAACAGCAGCAATGCCGAGCTATACCGCCTGCTGCCCGATGGCTCTCGTGACCCCAGCTTCACGACAACGCTGCAAACATTTTCGCAAAACCCACAGATGCTTTTGCAGCCCGATGGCAAAATCATCTTGTGCGGAGATTTAAGCCAGGTAAATGGCAACCAAGCTTTCTTTTTTGCGCGGCTCAATGCCGATGGCAGCACCGACGCCAGCTACCACCCTGCGGCGTACACAAACAACCGACTCTACCTCAATACCATTGCCCTCGACGCAAACGGGGCACTGCTGGTGGGAGGCGAAGCTATAAATGTGGTAGGTGGCCGGAAGCAAGCCGTTTTTCGCCTTTTGCCAACGGGTGCCCTCGACCCAACTTTCGCGCTCGACGCCAGCCTGCTACCCCGCAGTTGCTCGCGCCTGGCCGTGCAGCCTGGTGGCCAAATCGTGGCGCTTTTTGATACTTATGCATCTAGCGCCAATGGCACGATAACCAATTATCCCTTTCGCGACCAACTCGTGCGCCTGCTACCCAGCGGTGCCCTCGACCCCACCTTTCAGCCGGGCAGCGGGCCCGATTTCACGTTAGCTACTATTCGCAGCCAGGCCAACGGCACCCTGCTGACGTGGGGTAGCTTTCACAACTTTGATGGGCAGCGCCGCACGCTGGCGTTGTTGCAGCCGAGCGGGGCGCTCGACGCCAGCTTTGCTCCGCTGCTGCAAGAGCCTGGCCGCGTGCAAAATATTTTGCGCCAAGCAGATGGCAAGTTGGTACTCACCGGTGCTTTTAACACTGTAGATGGCCACCTAACTGATTGCGTAGCGCGCTTGCTGCCCACTGGGCAGCCCGACGTGTCCTTCTCTTGGCGGCAGCCTGCCAGCGCCACCCTAGACCTATCGGCCGCCGCTATTCAAGCCGATGGGCAACTACTGCTAGCTGGCTCCACCGCCTCCTCTAACATTGGCGGCAGCAATGTGCCGTTCTTTTCACGGCTCACTACTACCGGCACGCCCGACGCCAGTTTTGTCCCGGCCATTACGCTAGGCGGCATTCGGCTACTAGCCGAGCAAGCTAGTGGGCAAATACTGGTAGGCGGAAGCTTAACGGATGTAGCGGGCAAGACCAACCTTACTCGCCTCACTGCTACGGGCAGCGTGGACCCCAGCTTCTCGCCACCAGCCAACCAACCGGTTGTTTACAGCGGATTGGTGCAGGCTAATGGCGCTATTGTATGTGCGGTGTCAGCTTCTAACTCCACCAACTACCCCTATAGCCAGACTATTGAGCGCCTACTAGCAAATGGCGCACCCGACCCAACCTTTGCTTACTCGCCATTAGCTCCTGCCACCAATATTCACTTGGAAGGTGTTTTTCAAGTGCCCGCTGCGGGAGGTTACGTAACGAGCGGCGTATTTAGCTCCAACCAAGTACTAGGGCGTCTCACGGCAACTGGCACTAGCGTAGCTGGATTTGCTACCCCCTTTCAGTCTATTCCAGGACCCGCAGACCCTGAATCGGGGGTAGCCACGGTGGCAGCGCAGAGCAACGGCCGGCTGCTGGTAGGTGGCCACATGCGGCAAAGCTCCATCTCCAGCTTCAGCTCACCCGTCACGGCACTGGCGCGGCTGGAGGCTAACGGCCAGTTGGACCCTTCTTTTTCAACTACATTCATTGCAAACACTTCCGCTGCCTATGGCTACAATGAAGTGAATAGCGTGGTCGTTCAGCCCGATGGCACCACCTTAGTGGGTGGCTACTTTTCAGCAGCCGGTGGCCAGCCCGCGACGGGGCTCGTTCGGCTACTGGTCCCTACTCCCTTGGCAACCACCCCAGCCAAGCGTAGCAGTGCCAGCCTGGAGGCTTGGCCCGTACCGGCGCACGACGTGCTGCACCTGTCACTTACGGCCGCCGCCCGGCCCCAGCAAGTACTGCTACTCAATACCCTTGGTGAAATAGTACTTAACCAGCCCGCTTCCCGACTAGACCTAACGCTCAACACAGCTGCCCTACCCCCCGGCATGTACCTGCTGCGAGTGGAGTACGCCGACGGCGTAGCCACCCGCACGGTAGTACTGGAATAG
- a CDS encoding DUF3467 domain-containing protein: protein MQPNQPLNPDPNALNIELSEAIAEGEYANLALIAHSSSEFVVDFIRLLPGVPKAKVKARIILTPEHAKRLLSALEENIQRFEQSYGPIKMHQDAPQYPMNFGGAVGEA, encoded by the coding sequence ATGCAACCCAACCAACCCCTCAACCCTGACCCCAACGCCCTCAACATTGAGTTGAGCGAAGCCATTGCTGAAGGCGAGTACGCCAATCTGGCCCTGATTGCCCATAGTAGTAGCGAGTTCGTAGTGGACTTCATTCGCCTGCTACCGGGCGTGCCCAAGGCCAAGGTTAAGGCCCGCATTATCCTCACACCCGAGCACGCTAAGCGCCTGCTATCGGCGTTGGAAGAGAATATCCAGCGCTTCGAGCAGAGCTACGGCCCGATTAAGATGCACCAAGATGCACCGCAGTACCCGATGAACTTCGGCGGCGCGGTGGGGGAGGCGTAA
- the rpsG gene encoding 30S ribosomal protein S7, whose product MRKSKPKKRILLPDPKFKETLVTRFVNYMMYDGKKNLAYTIFYDAVEQVETRTKESGLEMWRKALNNVMPTVEVKSRRVGGATFQVPIEVRADRRIAVGSKWLIQYARRRGEKTMKDKLAGEIIAAAKGEGAAVKKKDDTHRMAEANKAFSHFRF is encoded by the coding sequence ATGCGCAAGTCAAAACCCAAAAAGCGGATTCTCCTGCCGGACCCCAAGTTCAAGGAGACGCTCGTGACCCGTTTCGTCAACTACATGATGTATGACGGGAAGAAAAACCTGGCCTACACCATCTTCTACGATGCCGTAGAGCAGGTAGAAACCCGCACCAAGGAAAGCGGCCTCGAAATGTGGCGCAAAGCGTTGAACAACGTAATGCCGACCGTAGAGGTGAAGAGCCGTCGCGTAGGTGGCGCTACTTTCCAGGTGCCGATTGAGGTGCGCGCCGACCGCCGCATCGCCGTGGGCTCGAAGTGGCTGATTCAGTACGCGCGTCGCCGCGGCGAAAAAACCATGAAGGACAAGCTGGCCGGCGAAATCATCGCCGCTGCTAAAGGCGAAGGTGCTGCCGTCAAGAAGAAAGACGACACCCACCGCATGGCCGAGGCGAACAAAGCCTTCTCGCACTTCCGATTCTAA
- the rpoC gene encoding DNA-directed RNA polymerase subunit beta', with protein sequence MAFAKNKKLVQDFSKVTISLASPEAILERSTGEVVKPETINYRTYKPEMGGLFCERIFGPVKDWECHCGKYKRIRYKGIICDRCGVEVTEKKVRRERMGHIELVVPVAHIWYFKSLPNKIGYLLGMPTKKLDQIIYYERYVVVQPGVQGEEGVQQLDFLTEDEYLDIIDKLPRENQMLPNDDPQKFIAKMGADALQMLLERINLDELSYSLRDSAAHETSQQRKAEALKRLRVVEAFRDAATRVENRPEWMVIRMVPVIPPELRPLVPLDGGRFATSDLNDLYRRVIIRNNRLKRLIEIKAPEVILRNEKRMLQEAVDSLFDNSRKVNAVRAEGNRALKSLSDMLKGKQGRFRQNLLGKRVDYSGRSVIVVGPELKLHECGLPKNMAAELFKPFIIRKLIERGIVKTVKSAKKIVDRKDAVVWDILENVLKGHPVLLNRAPTLHRLGIQAFQPRLIEGKAIQLHPLVCTAFNADFDGDQMAVHVPLGPAAILEASMLMLASHNILNPANGAPIAVPSQDMVLGLYYVTKGKRSTEDEKIQGEGRVFYSDEEVVIALNEKQLSKHAYIKVRTMVRDENDDLVQKTIETVAGRVLFNQLIPAEVGFVDELLTKKKLQQIISLVFKRTGMARTAQFLDDIKTLGFQSAYKGGLSMGLGDIQIPKEKDILIKQAQADVAAVMQNYQMGLITNNERYNQVIDIWTRINSQITETLMGRLEKEDQGFNSIYMMMHSGARGSREQIRQLGGMRGLMAKPQKSLQGSVGEIIENPILSNFKEGLDVIEYFISTHGARKGLADTAMKTADAGYLTRRLVDVSQDVIVNEPDCGTLRGTETFALKDNEDIVEPLSERILGRTAVHDIIDPLTEELILTAGQQITEEITRRIDATSIESVEIRSVLTCESKRGICAKCYGRNLATGRMVQKGEAVGVIAAQSIGEPGTQLTLRTFHVGGTASNIAVEANIRAKFSGVVEFEDIRAVAGVNSEGGKTNVVMGRSGEIRIVEKGTGKVFISNHVPYGSFLLVKEGQEVEKGVELVNWDPYNAVILAEFDGTIQYDALTEGITYREETDEQTGFREKVIVESKDKAQNPSVLLHPAKGADADSQKSYNMPVGAHLNVENGVKVKAGHILAKIPRAVGKTRDITGGLPRVVELFEARNPSNPAVVSEIDGVVTYGSVKRGNREIFVESKDGVKRKYMVPLSKFILVQDNDFVRAGSPLSDGAITPSDILNIQGPSSVQQYLVNEIQEVYRLQGVKINDKHIEVIVRQMMQKVLVMDAGDTSFLENQLVDKVLLMEENDVVIDMKVVMDAGDSSELRPGQIISSRKLRDENSSLRRRDLKLAEVRDAQPAVSRPTLQGITQASLGTASFISAASFQETTKVLSEAAIRGKADELLGLKENVIVGHLIPAGTGLREYQGIEVSSKEEYATRQAAQAAEQAVPTPAKRPSRAKRETTVQE encoded by the coding sequence ATGGCTTTTGCAAAAAATAAGAAATTAGTACAGGACTTTTCTAAGGTCACTATCTCGCTCGCCTCGCCCGAAGCAATTCTGGAGCGTAGCACTGGTGAAGTAGTGAAACCCGAAACAATTAACTATCGCACGTACAAGCCCGAGATGGGTGGCCTGTTCTGCGAGCGGATTTTCGGGCCGGTAAAGGACTGGGAATGCCACTGCGGTAAATACAAGCGCATCCGCTACAAGGGCATCATCTGCGACCGTTGCGGCGTGGAGGTGACTGAGAAGAAGGTGCGCCGTGAGCGCATGGGCCACATCGAATTGGTGGTGCCCGTAGCCCACATCTGGTACTTTAAGAGCCTGCCGAATAAAATCGGCTACTTGCTGGGAATGCCCACTAAAAAGCTCGACCAGATTATTTACTATGAGCGCTACGTGGTGGTGCAGCCCGGCGTGCAGGGCGAAGAAGGTGTGCAACAGCTCGACTTCCTCACCGAAGACGAGTACCTGGACATCATCGACAAGCTGCCCCGCGAAAACCAGATGCTGCCCAACGATGACCCGCAAAAGTTCATCGCCAAAATGGGAGCCGACGCGCTGCAAATGCTGCTGGAGCGCATCAACCTCGATGAGTTGAGCTACTCGCTCCGCGACTCGGCCGCGCACGAAACTTCGCAGCAGCGTAAGGCTGAGGCGCTGAAGCGTTTGCGCGTGGTAGAAGCGTTCCGCGATGCGGCGACCCGCGTGGAAAATCGCCCCGAGTGGATGGTTATCCGCATGGTACCCGTGATTCCGCCGGAGCTACGCCCGCTGGTGCCGCTGGATGGCGGCCGCTTCGCTACCTCGGACTTGAATGACTTGTATCGTCGCGTTATCATTCGTAATAACCGCCTCAAGCGCCTGATTGAAATCAAAGCGCCGGAAGTGATTTTGCGCAATGAGAAGCGCATGCTACAAGAAGCCGTGGATTCGCTCTTCGACAACTCGCGCAAGGTAAATGCCGTGCGCGCCGAAGGCAACCGGGCCCTCAAGTCGCTGTCTGACATGCTGAAAGGCAAGCAGGGCCGCTTCCGCCAGAACCTGTTGGGTAAGCGCGTGGACTACTCGGGCCGTTCGGTTATCGTAGTAGGCCCCGAGTTGAAGCTGCACGAGTGCGGCTTGCCCAAGAACATGGCGGCCGAGCTGTTTAAGCCGTTCATTATCCGCAAGCTTATTGAGCGCGGGATTGTGAAGACGGTGAAATCGGCCAAGAAAATTGTGGACCGCAAGGATGCCGTGGTATGGGATATTCTGGAGAACGTGCTGAAGGGCCACCCCGTGCTTCTCAACCGGGCGCCTACCCTCCACCGTTTGGGTATCCAGGCGTTCCAGCCGCGCCTCATCGAGGGCAAGGCTATCCAACTGCACCCACTTGTTTGTACGGCTTTTAACGCTGACTTCGACGGTGACCAGATGGCCGTGCACGTGCCCCTCGGGCCGGCCGCTATTCTGGAGGCTTCGATGCTGATGCTGGCCTCGCACAACATCTTGAACCCGGCCAACGGCGCGCCAATTGCGGTGCCGTCGCAGGATATGGTGCTTGGGCTGTACTACGTGACCAAGGGTAAGCGCTCGACTGAGGACGAGAAAATTCAGGGTGAGGGCCGCGTATTCTACTCCGATGAGGAGGTAGTAATCGCCCTTAACGAGAAGCAGCTTTCTAAGCACGCTTACATCAAGGTGCGCACGATGGTGCGCGACGAGAACGACGACTTGGTGCAGAAGACTATCGAGACCGTTGCCGGCCGCGTACTCTTCAACCAGCTCATTCCGGCCGAAGTCGGCTTTGTGGACGAACTGCTGACCAAGAAAAAGCTTCAGCAGATTATCTCGCTGGTGTTCAAGCGCACCGGCATGGCCCGCACCGCGCAGTTCCTGGACGACATCAAGACTCTTGGCTTCCAGTCGGCCTACAAAGGCGGCTTGAGTATGGGTCTGGGTGATATCCAGATTCCGAAGGAGAAGGATATTCTCATCAAGCAGGCGCAGGCCGACGTAGCTGCCGTAATGCAGAACTACCAGATGGGTCTGATTACGAACAACGAGCGCTACAACCAGGTAATTGACATCTGGACCCGTATCAACTCGCAGATTACGGAGACACTCATGGGCCGCCTTGAAAAGGAGGACCAGGGTTTCAACTCCATTTACATGATGATGCACTCGGGCGCTCGCGGTTCGCGGGAGCAGATTCGCCAGCTCGGCGGGATGCGCGGCCTGATGGCCAAGCCACAGAAGTCGCTGCAAGGCTCGGTAGGCGAGATTATTGAGAACCCGATTCTGTCGAACTTCAAAGAAGGTCTGGATGTAATCGAGTACTTTATCTCGACGCACGGTGCCCGTAAAGGTCTGGCTGACACGGCTATGAAGACGGCTGACGCTGGCTATCTAACCCGTCGTCTGGTGGACGTATCGCAGGACGTTATCGTGAACGAGCCGGATTGCGGCACGTTGCGCGGTACCGAAACCTTCGCCCTCAAGGATAACGAGGATATTGTGGAGCCGCTCTCCGAGCGTATCCTTGGCCGCACGGCCGTGCACGATATCATAGACCCGCTAACCGAAGAGCTGATTCTGACCGCTGGCCAGCAAATCACGGAGGAAATTACCCGCCGCATTGATGCGACCAGCATTGAGTCGGTGGAGATTCGCTCGGTGCTGACTTGCGAAAGCAAGCGCGGCATTTGCGCCAAGTGCTACGGCCGTAACCTGGCGACTGGCCGCATGGTACAGAAGGGCGAGGCCGTGGGCGTTATCGCGGCGCAGTCTATCGGCGAGCCCGGTACGCAGCTGACGCTCCGTACGTTCCACGTGGGCGGTACGGCCTCTAATATTGCTGTGGAAGCTAATATCCGCGCCAAGTTCTCAGGCGTAGTTGAATTCGAGGATATTCGGGCCGTAGCTGGGGTCAACTCCGAAGGTGGAAAAACCAACGTGGTGATGGGCCGCTCGGGTGAGATTCGGATTGTGGAGAAAGGCACCGGTAAGGTGTTCATTTCCAATCACGTTCCCTACGGCTCATTCCTACTGGTAAAAGAAGGCCAAGAGGTAGAGAAAGGAGTGGAGCTGGTTAATTGGGACCCGTACAACGCTGTTATTCTGGCTGAGTTCGACGGTACTATTCAGTACGATGCCCTCACTGAAGGCATTACTTACCGCGAGGAAACCGACGAACAGACGGGCTTCCGCGAGAAGGTAATCGTAGAGTCGAAAGACAAAGCGCAGAACCCGTCGGTACTGTTGCACCCCGCAAAGGGTGCGGATGCCGATTCGCAGAAATCGTACAATATGCCGGTAGGCGCGCACTTGAACGTCGAAAACGGCGTGAAAGTGAAGGCTGGCCACATCTTGGCCAAGATTCCGCGGGCCGTGGGCAAAACCCGTGATATCACAGGCGGCCTACCCCGTGTAGTGGAACTGTTCGAGGCGCGTAACCCGTCGAACCCGGCCGTCGTGTCGGAAATTGATGGGGTAGTGACCTACGGCTCGGTAAAGCGTGGCAACCGTGAAATCTTCGTAGAGTCGAAAGACGGTGTAAAGCGCAAGTATATGGTGCCGCTGTCGAAGTTTATCCTCGTGCAGGACAACGACTTCGTGCGGGCCGGCTCGCCGCTCTCCGACGGTGCCATTACCCCGAGCGATATCCTGAACATTCAGGGTCCCAGCTCGGTGCAGCAGTACCTCGTGAACGAGATTCAGGAAGTGTACCGCTTGCAGGGCGTGAAAATCAACGACAAGCACATTGAAGTCATTGTTCGCCAGATGATGCAGAAGGTGCTCGTAATGGACGCCGGCGACACTAGTTTCCTCGAAAACCAACTCGTGGACAAAGTACTGCTGATGGAGGAAAACGACGTGGTAATTGATATGAAAGTCGTAATGGATGCTGGCGATTCGTCAGAGCTACGGCCCGGTCAGATTATCTCTTCCCGCAAGCTGCGCGACGAAAACTCGTCGCTTCGCCGCCGTGACCTCAAGCTTGCCGAAGTGCGCGACGCGCAGCCGGCTGTTTCGCGGCCTACCCTCCAGGGTATCACGCAAGCTTCGCTGGGCACGGCCTCGTTCATCTCGGCCGCTTCCTTCCAGGAAACGACTAAGGTGCTAAGCGAAGCCGCTATCCGCGGAAAGGCCGACGAACTGCTAGGCCTGAAGGAGAACGTGATTGTCGGTCACCTCATCCCGGCCGGCACCGGCCTGCGTGAATATCAGGGCATCGAGGTTTCCTCGAAGGAGGAGTATGCTACCCGCCAAGCCGCGCAAGCAGCCGAGCAGGCAGTTCCTACCCCAGCTAAACGCCCCAGCCGCGCCAAGCGTGAGACGACGGTGCAGGAATAA